In Tessaracoccus sp. MC1865, the DNA window CGCCGGGGGAGAGCACGAGCTTGTCATAGCCGAGTTCGGACTCCTCTCCGGTGGCCAGGTCGCACACGACGACCACCTTGCGCGCCCGATCGATCCGCACGGCCTCCGTGCCCACACGCACGTCGATCCGGAACCGCTCCCACAGCGATTCCGGCGTCTGCAACAGCAGGGCCGACCGCTCCTCGATGATGCCGCTCACGTGGTACGGCAGCCCGCAATTCGCAAACGACACATATCCACTCCGCTCGAGGACCACAATCTCCATGTCCTCGTCGAGTCGTCGCAACCTCGTCGCCGCGCTCATTCCGCCGGCGACTCCTCCAACCATCACTGTTCTCACAGGGAAACACTATACCCCCCGGGGTAGATACCCCCAGGGGTATCGTGCTATTGTTCAGGTGTAGCGACCGTCTGCACCTGGCAGGCGCTCAGATTTCGTCGAAAGGACCTCATCCATGTGCCGACCTGTCAACTGCAAAGTTTGCGGCAAGACCACCTGGGCCGGCTGCGGCCAGCACATCTCCGACGTCAAGCGCGGGGTGCCCTCTGCCCAGTGGTGCGACGGGCAGCATCCCGGTGAACAGAAGGTCGGCCTCCTGGGCCGCTTCCTCGGCCGCTGATCTGCCCTGTTCCCGGGTCCGTGCGGCCTGGGGACAACATGTTGACGGCACGCTGTCCCAAGCTGTGGATGGGGGTGTGGATAACTCCACACCCCCATTTTCATCCCCAAATACTCCACGTGTAGTTTCGATCTGCCCACACACCGTCCACAAGCGCCTCACGGGCCTGACAAGCCACGATGCGGGTTATCCCCAGACTCCACAGGCGCTATGAATACATCTGGAATGTAACTACAGAAAGATCATCAAAGCACCGGGTGTGGACAGAGGCTCAGGCCAGTACGCAGAACACCACAAACAAACAGGCACCCGCAGTTACACTCACCTGCGTGACCGACGACGACCGTAGCCGCATTGACGACCACCTCCACCGGGGCATGGAGGCCGAACTGGCCAGCACCCGCGAAGAGCTGACGAAGGCTGCCGCGCACGCTGCCCGCATGGAGGGCGAACTCTTCGCCGTCGCCCAGCGCCTCACGGCCAAGGAGGCCGAACACGAGGCGGCCCTCAAGGCCCTGGCCAAGATGCGCGACGAACTGTTCGAGGCCCGCTCCAAGGTGGAGGAGGCCGAAGGGGAGATCGTCGAACTGAAGAACCGACTCGCCGCAAGCCCTGCGTCGCCGAAGCCGAATCTCGCCGAGCGCGCTGTCCGCAAGGTCGTGCGCACGGTGAAGCGATGACCGACCTCGAGGGCCAGCTCGCCGCGGCCGACTACGTGCTGCTCACGCCGTCGTATCCCAGGCCATGGCGCAGCGGCCGCGAATTCGTCAGGACGCGCGCCAGGGCCTACCAGGAGGCTGGGCTCCACGGCGTCGTTGTGGATTCATCGCTGCGGGCGGGCAGCACCCCCGAGGCCGGCACGGACGGCGAACTGGTGGTGTGGTCGGTGCCGCCGGAGGATCTCCCACGCGTCCTCGACGCCGCGGCCGGCGCCGAGCGGCCGGTGCTCGCGCATTCCCCTGAGCCGAGCACCATCCACGCGCTGCTCGACCGGGTTCCCGCGCAACGCCTGGCCGTCTGGTTCCACGGCTACGAGGTGCGCGACTACCGTCGGCTGGCCGGGAACCACGACAGCCGGGAGCTCGCATCCATCCGCACCGCAAGGGATGAGTTGAACCGCGCCCGGTTCGACGCGGCCGCCAGGCTCTTCACCGACCCTGCGGCCACCGTGGTGTTCGTCTCGGATTTCCAGCGCCAACTGGCCGCCCAGGACGTCGGCGTCGCGGCCGGCAACGCCCAGGTGATCCCCAACCACATCGACGGCGACACCTTCGTGGCCCGGGTGCGGCAGCCCGAAGAAGCGACCCAGCTGCTGCTGCTGCGCAGCTTCGCGGAGCGCAACTACGGCAACGACATCGCACTGCGTGCCCTCGAGGTGCTGGCGGAGGAACCAGGTTTTGCGGAGCTCACCATCACGGTGCGCGGCTTCGGCCGCCGCTTCCGGGACGAGACGGCCGGCCTGCGTCGTCACCGCAACGTGACAGTGGAGGAGCGCTACTCCTCGCCCATCGAGATGGCCGCCGCGCATCAACGGCACGGGGTGTTCCTCTGCCCGACACGCTTCGACACCCAGGGCGTGATGCTCGGCGAGGCGATGGCCAGCGGCATGGTCACCATCACCAACCCGGTGGCCGCCATCCCCGAATTCACCGACGACGCCTCGAGCCTGCTGCCCCGCGCTGAGGACCCGTGGGCCTTCGCCGAGGCGATCCGCCACCTGCTGGTCAATCGCCACCGGATGCCCGAACTGTCCGTGGCCGCCGCCGAACGGGTGCGCGCCCAGTGCGGGCGCGCCGCCACCATTGACCGCGAAATCGACCTCATCGGAGGCCTGTCCGCATGACGCACCGCACCCCGGTCCTGATCTCCGACGACCCGATCGCCGCCCATATCGCCGGCGCCCGTGGCTGGAAGGTGCTGAAGCGCGACGGTCAACTCCTGCGCTTCGCCGGGCTGGACCCGGCCCAGACGCTGGCCCTGCCGCCGCTGCCGTTCAGCGTCCACGACGGATCCCTCGACGCCGCCACCGTCGGTGGGTGGGACAACGTGCTCAACTGGCTCCAGAAGCACATTCACGAGCCGATGCCCGTCGTCGCGCCGGACGAATGGGCGGCGGAGCTGGCCCTGTGGGCAGCAGCCTCCCGCGGTTGGCCGTTCGGCGTCTGGATCGACGGGGCACCGCCGCTGCACACGCCCGCGGCCGCGGCCTGCATGTTGGCCAACGAGGGCCTGTTCGCGCCCAAACCGGAGGCGCTCACGGACCTGGCGAAGAGGTGGAAGGAACCGTTCACGGAACTGCCCGCCACGCCGCTCATCGACGTGGACCCGAGGCCCGCCCCGCGCGAGGAGCCCCGCGATCCCGGGGTCACCCGCGTGCTGGTCGTCAGCCACCACGACGAACCAGCGCTCACGACAAACCCCGGCCTCGCCGTCGACCTCGTCACCGCGGTGCGTCGGCCGGGGGCCGGTGAACGCACCCACTACGTGCCGGACCTCGGCGCCCCCGGCCTGACGAACTCGCCCGGCGCGCTGCCGGCGTGGGCGGCCATCGCGTTGGCTGGCGACCGCGAGCGGCCCGTGGCCGCCTCGGACCACATCGGTGGCTACTGGCGCTGGCAGTTGGAGAAGTACTTCGAGGCCAGGGCGGACCACTACGACGTGGTCTACCTCACCGGCGAGCAGTACGTGGCGGCGGATTTCGCGGTGTACGCCAAGCGGCGCTGGTACGCCCGGATCATCGACGGCACCACCGCCACCCAGCGGTACTCGTCGGAGGCCGAGCAGGAGCAGGTCGCCTACGACTCCGCCGGCTGGGCGATGCAGGTCGACGCGGTGCTGGGCGGGGAGGAGTCGCCCCAGGAGATCGCCGCCCTGGCGCTCAGCCTCGGTGAGCACGCTTTCCCGACAAGCTAGTCTCGAATGGTGAGCATCGCAGCGCGGGCCGAGGGCCTCACCAAGATCTACGGGACCGGCTCTGCCGTCGTGACGGCACTGTCCTCTGTGGATTTCGAGATCCGCGCGGGCGAATTCACCGCCATCATGGGCCCGTCGGGATCCGGCAAGTCCACCCTGATGCACCTGATGGCCGCCCTTGACACACCGACGGCGGGCGAGGTCTGGATCGGCGACACCGCCGTCGGCCCGCTCGGCGACACCCCGCTGACTGAGCTGCGCCGCGACCGCATCGGCTTCATCTTCCAGGCGTTCAACCTGGTGCCCACGTTGACGGCCCGCGAGAACATCACGCTGCCGCTGGCGATCGCCGGCAAGAAGGTCGACGCGGAGTGGTTCGACCGCATCGTCGACGTGCTGGGCCTGGCGGACCGGCTCACCCACAAGCCGTCGGAGCTCTCCGGCGGCCAGCAACAGCGGGTGGCGTGCGCCCGGGCCCTGATGAACCGCCCGGACATCGTGTTCGGCGATGAGCCCACCGGCAACCTGGACTCCACGTCGGCCGCGGAGGTGCTGGGCTTCCTCCGGCGCTCCGTGGACGAGTTCGGCCAAACGGTGGTCATGGTCACCCATGACGCCCACGCCGCCAGTTACGCGGACCGCACCGTGTTCCTCTCCGACGGCCGCATCGTCCACGAGATGCGCGGCGCCACGCAGGATCAGCTGCTCAGCGCGATGGCCACGCTCTACCCCCGCCACGACCAGCCCGCCGCGGCTGGCCCGGTGGTGTACCGGGACGGGACCGCCGCCTCCATGAACGCTCCGGTCGGTGACGAGGTCGAGGGAGAATCCACCGTCGAACGCTCCATCGCCCGCCGCGCCCTGCTGGACTGACCCATGCTGCGGGCCACCCTGAAATCCGTCTGGGCGCGCAAGGTGCGCCTCATCATGAGCGCCCTGTCGATCGTGCTCGGAGTGGCGTTCGTCGCGGGATCGCTCATGTTCACCAACATGCTGTCATCCAGCTTCGACTCCCTGGTCAAAGGGTCGCTGGCAGATGTCAACGTCTCGTTCGAGGCCACCGGCATCTCGGGGTTCGAGAACAACCCCGGCGTCCCGCCCGCGTTGTTGACGGAGGAGGATGTCGCCGCCGTCGAGGCGATCGACGGGGTGGTGCGCGTCGAGCCCATGGTGTCGAACACGCAGGTGTACCCCCTCGACGAAGACGGCCGCGTGCTGGCCTTCTCGGGGGCTCCGGGCTTGGGCATGAACTGGCAGGACGCCACGTCCTCCGACGGTGTGGCCGGCGCCCGGATCATCGATGGCCGTGCCCCCACCGCCGGCGACGAGGTGGTCCTCGACCCCGCCACCGCGGCACGCGGGGGGTACGTGATCGGCGAGACGCTCGATGTCGCCACCCCGCGCACCGGCATCCGCTCCTACACGCTGGTCGGCACCGGCACGTACGGCGCGGGCAGCACCGTCGGCGCGAGCTACCTGTTCTTCACCCTCCCCGAGATCCAGGAGATCGCACAGGAGGGGCGGCCCGGTTCGTACGCCATGTGGGTCCAGACCACCCCGGAGGCGGACGCCGACGCCGTGGCAGACGCAGTCCAGGAGGTGCTCCCCGACGGATTCGTCGCCGAGACGGGGGATGAGCTGGCCGAGGGCATCGAGGAGCAACTCAACGTCGGGCTGGGCTTCGTCAACATCTTCCTGCTGGTCTTCGCGGGGATCGCCCTGCTCGTGGCGGCGCTGCTGATCCTCAACACGTTCTCGATCCTGGTGGCGCAGCGGGCGCGCGAGCTGGCCCTGTACCGCGCCATCGGCGCCACCCGCCGCCAGGTGAGCGGGACGGTGCTGATCGAGGCGCTGTTCATCGGCTTGATCGGCGCCACCCTGGGCCTGGCCGTCGGCTACGGCCTCGCCTGGGGCATCCTCGGACTGATGCGCGCCTTCGGCATCGACCCCGGAGACATCACGCCGACGGTCACCTCCTCGGCCGTCATCGCGTCCTACGCCATCGGCGTCGTCATCACGCTCATCGCCGCCTACCTACCCGCCCGCCGCGCGTCGCAGACCCGCCCAGTGGAAGCCATGACCAGCGCCGCCCAGTCCGGGCCCGAGCGCCTCGGCGGTCTCCCACTGCTCGGGGTGGCGCTGATCGAGTTGGGCGTGGCCGCCATGGTGATCGCGCTGTGGCTCGACGTGCCGCAGCCGCTCATCTGGTTCGGCGCCGGGGCCGCCGCGCTGCTGATCGGCATGGTGATCGCCGCGGCCGTCATCGGGGCGCCGCTGATCTGGCTCTTCGGCAGGGGCTTCCGCCTGCTGTTCGGGGAGGTGGGCAAGCTGGCGCAGCTGAACTCCGTGCGCCAGCCCCGCCGCACCGCGGCCACCGCCGCGACCCTGATGATCGGCCTTGCGCTGGTGTCCACCGTCGCCATCCTGGCCGCGAGCACCACCACGTCGCTGCGCAACCAGCTCACCGAGGACCAGCGCGGCGACTTCGTCATCGCTCCGCTCGCCTACCAGCCCTTCGACGCAAAGCTCTTCGAGGCCGCCAGGGAGGTCGACGGCGTGTCCGAGGTGTACGCCGGGTACCGCGGTGCGGCGCAGGTCGCGGGGATCGACGAGCCCACTAGCCTGTTCGGCCTGACACCTGAGGGCCTGGAGCGGGGCACCAGCCTGGACGTGACCGTCGGGTCGCTGAGCGAGCAGGGCGGCGAGCCGCCCGTCGTGCTGTCGGCGGACTACGCCAATGAACACGGCTTCACGCTCGGCGAGGTCATCGACCTGGTCGGCCCCACGGGCACTGCCGCCGTGCTGGTCACCGGCCTGCACGAGGAGGGCGCGGCGCTCCCCATCGGCGACATCGTGGTGACCCCGGACACGTTCGCGGAGGTCGCCGATGCGTCGATGGTCCAGCAACTGGTGGTCTTCATCGACGACGACGCGGACCCGGCCGCGGTCAGGGCCGGGCTCGAGGAGGTCACCGAGGAGGTGCCCACCGTCGTGGTGTCGGACGTACAGGAGTTCGTGGAGAGCCGCGTGGCGCAGTTCGACCAGATCTTCGCCACCCTGTACGCGCTGCTCGCGCTCGCCGTGGTGATCTCGGTGCTGGGGATCGTCAACACCCTCGGCCTGTCCGTCATGGAACGGGTGCGCGAGGTGGGGCTCCTCAGGGCCGTCGGCATGACCAGGCCCCAGGTGCGGCGGATGGTCACGCTCGAGGCCGTGCTCGTCGCGACGCTGGGCGCCGTGCTGGGTGTCGTGCTGGGGGTGGCGTTCGGCGCGGCGCTCGTGACGCTCCTGCGCGACCAGGGCATCGGCACGTTGGTCATCCCCTGGGTGCAGTTGCTGATCTTCGTGGTGGTCGCCGCCGCCGTGGGCGTCCTCGCGGCCATCGCCCCCGCCCGCCGGGCCAGCCGGCTGGCCATCCTCGACTCCATCGCCGTCGACTGACGACGCGTTCAACCAACGTCTGGGTATGATGCTGGCGACGAGCTTTTTGGGTAGAACGACAAAGGTGTGACACGTGAAGATTCGAGTTGAACGCGAGGCGCTAGCCGACGCCGTGGCATGGGTGGCGCGCAGCCTCCCCAACCGCCCCACCGCTCCCATCCTGGCAGGCATGCTGCTGGAGGCGGACGGCGACGGCCTGACGCTGAGCAGTTTTGACTCCACCACGTCGGCCAAGGTCACGCTCCCGGCCCAGGTGAGCGACGAGGGCCAGGTGCTGGTCTCCGGCCGCCTGCTCTCCGACATCGCGCGTTCGTTGCCGAACAAGCCGGTGGACCTCAATGCAGACCACACCAAGGTGGAGCTGACCTGCGGTTCCGCCCGGTTCACGCTGCAGACGCTGCCCGTCGACGAGTACCCCACCCTGCCGGACATGCCCACGCAGACCGGCACCGTGGACGCGGCCGTCTTCGAGAAGGCCGTCGGCCAGGTGTTCGTGGCCGCGGGCCGCGACGAGCTCCTCAACGTGTTCACCGGCGTGAAGATGGAGATCGACGGAGAGAACCTCTCGCTGCTCGCCACAGACCGCTACCGAATGGCGCTGAAGGAACTCACCTGGAACCCCACCAGCCCGGGCCTCGAGGGCAACGTGCTGGTGCCGGGCAAGGTGCTGGCTGACACTGCCAAGTCCATGACCTCCGGCGACACCGTCACCATCTCGCTGTCCACCACGGAGGCCGAGGGCGAAGGCCTCGCCGGCTTCGTCGGTGAGGGTTCGAAGGGTTCGCGCCAGGCCACCACGCGCCTGCTCAGCCAGGCGTTCCCCAAGGTGCGCCACCTCATGGACGTCTCCGCCACGGTCAGCGTCCGCATCGACACCGCAGACCTGCTGGCCGCGGTCAAGCGCGTCGCCCTCGTCGCGGAACGCAACACGCCGCTGCGCATGCGCATCAACGAAGACCACATCACGCTCGAGGCCGCCACGGGGGACCAGGCGCAGGCCGTGGAGGCCATCGACGCGCAGATCGAGGTCGTCGGCGACGAGCAGTCCATCACGGATGCGGGATTCAACCCGCACTACCTGCTGGATGCGCTCACCGCGCTCGACGCACCGTTCGCGCACTTCTCGTTCACGCTGCCCGGCAAGCCTTGCCTGATCATGGGCCTGCCCAGCATCGATGCGGACCCGTTGGGCGATTACCGCCACGTCATCATGCTGATGCGCCTGCCCAGCTGACGTGTTCGTCACTGAGCTCGCGCTTGCTGATTTCCGGAACTACCACGAGGCCCACCTCGAGCTGACCTCCGGCGTCACGGTCTTCGTCGGCGCCAACGGCCAGGGCAAGACCAACCTGGTCGAGGCCATCGAGTACCTGTCAACCATGTCGTCGCACCGCGTGTCGATGACGGCGCCGCTGATCCGCGCCGGTGCGGCGTCGGCGATCATCAGGGCCAGGGTGCAGGCCGCCCGCGACGACGACCGGTTGATCTGGCTCGAGCTCGAAGTGGTGCCCGGCAAATCGAACGTGGCCCGGCTCAACCGGGCGCCGCTGCAGCGCCCGCGTGAGTTGGTGGGGGCGCTTCGCACCGTCGTGTTCTCCCCCATGGACATCGCCATCGTCCGGGGAGACCCGTCGGACCGTCGCGGATGGCTCGACTCGCTCGTCGTGACCCGGTGGCCGCGCATGGCCGGGGTGAAGCAGGATTTCGACAGGGTGCTGCGGCAACGCAACGCGCTGCTGAAGTCGATGTCCGGTCGCTCCCAGGTGTCGCAGGGCGGGGACGAGGACGTCACGCTCGCCGTGTGGAACGAGCAGCTCGCGGCGCTGGGCGCCGAGCTCCTGCACGCCCGGCTCGACACTCTGGCCGATGTGCTGCCCTACGCCCAGCGCGCGTACGAGACCATCGCGCCGAAGA includes these proteins:
- the dnaN gene encoding DNA polymerase III subunit beta — encoded protein: MKIRVEREALADAVAWVARSLPNRPTAPILAGMLLEADGDGLTLSSFDSTTSAKVTLPAQVSDEGQVLVSGRLLSDIARSLPNKPVDLNADHTKVELTCGSARFTLQTLPVDEYPTLPDMPTQTGTVDAAVFEKAVGQVFVAAGRDELLNVFTGVKMEIDGENLSLLATDRYRMALKELTWNPTSPGLEGNVLVPGKVLADTAKSMTSGDTVTISLSTTEAEGEGLAGFVGEGSKGSRQATTRLLSQAFPKVRHLMDVSATVSVRIDTADLLAAVKRVALVAERNTPLRMRINEDHITLEAATGDQAQAVEAIDAQIEVVGDEQSITDAGFNPHYLLDALTALDAPFAHFSFTLPGKPCLIMGLPSIDADPLGDYRHVIMLMRLPS
- a CDS encoding ABC transporter permease; the encoded protein is MLRATLKSVWARKVRLIMSALSIVLGVAFVAGSLMFTNMLSSSFDSLVKGSLADVNVSFEATGISGFENNPGVPPALLTEEDVAAVEAIDGVVRVEPMVSNTQVYPLDEDGRVLAFSGAPGLGMNWQDATSSDGVAGARIIDGRAPTAGDEVVLDPATAARGGYVIGETLDVATPRTGIRSYTLVGTGTYGAGSTVGASYLFFTLPEIQEIAQEGRPGSYAMWVQTTPEADADAVADAVQEVLPDGFVAETGDELAEGIEEQLNVGLGFVNIFLLVFAGIALLVAALLILNTFSILVAQRARELALYRAIGATRRQVSGTVLIEALFIGLIGATLGLAVGYGLAWGILGLMRAFGIDPGDITPTVTSSAVIASYAIGVVITLIAAYLPARRASQTRPVEAMTSAAQSGPERLGGLPLLGVALIELGVAAMVIALWLDVPQPLIWFGAGAAALLIGMVIAAAVIGAPLIWLFGRGFRLLFGEVGKLAQLNSVRQPRRTAATAATLMIGLALVSTVAILAASTTTSLRNQLTEDQRGDFVIAPLAYQPFDAKLFEAAREVDGVSEVYAGYRGAAQVAGIDEPTSLFGLTPEGLERGTSLDVTVGSLSEQGGEPPVVLSADYANEHGFTLGEVIDLVGPTGTAAVLVTGLHEEGAALPIGDIVVTPDTFAEVADASMVQQLVVFIDDDADPAAVRAGLEEVTEEVPTVVVSDVQEFVESRVAQFDQIFATLYALLALAVVISVLGIVNTLGLSVMERVREVGLLRAVGMTRPQVRRMVTLEAVLVATLGAVLGVVLGVAFGAALVTLLRDQGIGTLVIPWVQLLIFVVVAAAVGVLAAIAPARRASRLAILDSIAVD
- the recF gene encoding DNA replication/repair protein RecF — its product is MFVTELALADFRNYHEAHLELTSGVTVFVGANGQGKTNLVEAIEYLSTMSSHRVSMTAPLIRAGAASAIIRARVQAARDDDRLIWLELEVVPGKSNVARLNRAPLQRPRELVGALRTVVFSPMDIAIVRGDPSDRRGWLDSLVVTRWPRMAGVKQDFDRVLRQRNALLKSMSGRSQVSQGGDEDVTLAVWNEQLAALGAELLHARLDTLADVLPYAQRAYETIAPKNNQIDAVYKSGLDLADVAGSEDVRAELQRRLLEAMDRLRGDELHRGMTLVGPQRDDVELSIGDLPAKGYASHGESWSLALSLRLGGFSLVRDDGTEPVLVLDDVFAELDVTRRERLGAAIADAEQVLITAAVGADVPDFPAERRFTVSAGTVAPAQDAQSGLSDQPEESRG
- a CDS encoding glycosyltransferase family 4 protein; amino-acid sequence: MTDLEGQLAAADYVLLTPSYPRPWRSGREFVRTRARAYQEAGLHGVVVDSSLRAGSTPEAGTDGELVVWSVPPEDLPRVLDAAAGAERPVLAHSPEPSTIHALLDRVPAQRLAVWFHGYEVRDYRRLAGNHDSRELASIRTARDELNRARFDAAARLFTDPAATVVFVSDFQRQLAAQDVGVAAGNAQVIPNHIDGDTFVARVRQPEEATQLLLLRSFAERNYGNDIALRALEVLAEEPGFAELTITVRGFGRRFRDETAGLRRHRNVTVEERYSSPIEMAAAHQRHGVFLCPTRFDTQGVMLGEAMASGMVTITNPVAAIPEFTDDASSLLPRAEDPWAFAEAIRHLLVNRHRMPELSVAAAERVRAQCGRAATIDREIDLIGGLSA
- a CDS encoding ABC transporter ATP-binding protein, encoding MVSIAARAEGLTKIYGTGSAVVTALSSVDFEIRAGEFTAIMGPSGSGKSTLMHLMAALDTPTAGEVWIGDTAVGPLGDTPLTELRRDRIGFIFQAFNLVPTLTARENITLPLAIAGKKVDAEWFDRIVDVLGLADRLTHKPSELSGGQQQRVACARALMNRPDIVFGDEPTGNLDSTSAAEVLGFLRRSVDEFGQTVVMVTHDAHAASYADRTVFLSDGRIVHEMRGATQDQLLSAMATLYPRHDQPAAAGPVVYRDGTAASMNAPVGDEVEGESTVERSIARRALLD